The following are from one region of the Vibrio hyugaensis genome:
- the fadJ gene encoding fatty acid oxidation complex subunit alpha FadJ, protein MSEQKAFSLKIDEQNIAWLAIDVPNEKMNTLQAAFADEMKEIFAQLKDTNGVKGMIIHSLKPDNFVAGADVRMLEACTTASEAEALAKQGQDLFQQLSDLPYPVVAAIHGPCLGGGLELALACDYRVCTDSDKTRLGLPEVQLGLLPGSGGTQRLPRLIGLLPSLDLTLTGKQLRAKKAKKLGVVDACVPETILLDVAKKHIEKGKKKGKQKQSTKEKLMSGSGLGRKFVFEQAAKKTNEKTRGNYPATVAILEVIQHGLEKGFAQGQELEAKRFGELVMSTESKALRSIFFATTEMKKENGTDAEPASVGRVGVLGGGLMGAGISHVSVAKAKVPVRIKDVSNDGVLNALNYNYKLFDKQRKRRIVSKAGLQAKMLQLSGGIDFTSFNHIDVVIEAVFEDLDLKQKMVADIEVNAKPDTIFATNTSSLPIHKIAEKAERPENIVGLHYFSPVEKMPLVEVIPHETTSDETISTVVALAKKQGKTPIVVKDKAGFYVNRILAPYMNEAAHILLANEPIEQLDNALLDFGFPVGPITLLDEVGVDIGAKIMPILVNELGERFKGPDVFETLLNDGRKGRKSGKGFYTYKGKKKEVDKSVYKLLNLTPESKLSDNDIALRCVLPMLNEAVRCLDDGIIRSPRDGDIGAIFGIGFPPFLGGPFRYMDQFGLKELVEKMNEFASKYGDRYAPCDGLLTRAGEGRNFYD, encoded by the coding sequence ATGAGCGAGCAAAAAGCATTTAGTCTAAAGATTGATGAGCAGAACATTGCTTGGCTAGCCATCGATGTGCCAAACGAGAAAATGAACACGCTGCAAGCGGCGTTTGCAGATGAGATGAAAGAGATTTTCGCTCAACTGAAAGACACCAACGGCGTAAAAGGGATGATCATCCATTCCTTAAAACCAGATAACTTTGTTGCGGGTGCCGACGTACGCATGCTCGAAGCGTGCACGACGGCAAGTGAAGCTGAAGCGTTAGCCAAGCAAGGCCAAGACTTGTTCCAGCAGCTGTCTGATCTGCCTTATCCGGTTGTCGCTGCGATTCATGGTCCATGTCTAGGTGGCGGTTTAGAGCTTGCTCTCGCGTGTGACTACCGCGTGTGTACTGATTCCGATAAAACGCGTCTTGGTTTGCCTGAAGTGCAACTTGGTTTGCTGCCTGGTTCTGGTGGTACTCAACGTCTTCCGCGTTTGATTGGTCTGTTGCCTTCGTTAGATTTAACCCTTACAGGTAAACAACTGCGTGCGAAGAAAGCGAAAAAGTTGGGTGTGGTTGACGCTTGTGTGCCAGAAACGATCTTGCTTGATGTTGCTAAGAAGCATATCGAAAAAGGCAAGAAGAAAGGTAAACAGAAGCAGTCTACGAAAGAAAAACTGATGTCAGGTAGCGGTCTAGGGCGCAAGTTTGTCTTTGAGCAAGCTGCGAAAAAAACCAATGAAAAGACGCGTGGCAATTACCCAGCAACCGTGGCTATTTTGGAAGTGATTCAACACGGTCTTGAGAAAGGTTTTGCTCAAGGCCAAGAACTTGAAGCAAAGCGCTTTGGCGAATTGGTGATGAGTACGGAATCTAAAGCATTGCGTTCTATCTTCTTTGCCACCACAGAAATGAAAAAAGAGAATGGTACAGACGCTGAGCCAGCATCAGTCGGTCGAGTCGGTGTACTTGGTGGTGGTTTGATGGGGGCGGGGATTAGCCACGTTTCCGTCGCCAAAGCAAAAGTGCCAGTGCGTATTAAAGATGTTAGTAACGACGGTGTGCTTAACGCATTGAACTACAACTACAAGTTGTTTGATAAGCAACGTAAGCGCCGCATTGTCTCGAAAGCGGGTTTGCAAGCGAAGATGCTGCAACTGTCTGGTGGTATTGACTTCACAAGCTTCAACCATATTGATGTGGTTATCGAAGCCGTTTTTGAAGATCTCGACCTGAAGCAAAAGATGGTTGCGGACATTGAAGTGAATGCGAAACCAGACACTATTTTTGCAACCAATACGTCTTCTTTGCCGATTCACAAAATTGCGGAAAAAGCAGAGCGTCCAGAAAACATCGTCGGTTTGCACTATTTCAGCCCGGTAGAAAAAATGCCGCTGGTGGAAGTGATTCCTCATGAGACGACGTCGGATGAAACCATTTCTACCGTGGTTGCGCTTGCTAAGAAACAAGGTAAGACCCCGATCGTAGTGAAAGATAAAGCAGGCTTTTACGTAAACCGTATTCTTGCACCTTACATGAATGAAGCCGCGCATATCTTGTTGGCAAATGAGCCAATCGAACAACTCGACAATGCACTACTCGATTTTGGTTTCCCGGTTGGCCCAATTACTTTGCTTGATGAAGTTGGTGTCGATATTGGCGCGAAGATCATGCCAATCTTGGTTAACGAATTAGGCGAGCGATTTAAAGGTCCAGACGTATTCGAAACACTACTGAACGACGGTCGTAAAGGTCGTAAGAGTGGTAAAGGTTTCTATACCTATAAAGGTAAGAAGAAGGAAGTCGATAAGTCAGTGTACAAACTGCTGAACCTAACGCCTGAATCAAAACTGAGCGACAACGACATTGCTTTGCGCTGTGTGCTGCCAATGTTGAACGAAGCCGTTCGTTGTTTGGATGACGGTATCATCCGCTCGCCACGTGATGGTGATATCGGCGCGATCTTTGGTATTGGATTCCCACCATTCTTAGGTGGTCCATTCCGTTACATGGATCAATTTGGTTTGAAAGAACTGGTTGAGAAAATGAACGAGTTTGCATCGAAATACGGTGATCGTTACGCGCCATGCGATGGGCTACTGACTCGTGCTGGTGAAGGTCGTAACTTCTACGATTGA
- a CDS encoding insulinase family protein, with product MHLSPNDSNQYRYITLSNALRVLLIHSDTAQQSAAALAVNVGHFDDPNGRQGLAHYLEHMLFLGTEKYPKVGEFQSYISQHGGTNNAWTGTEHTCFFFDVTPTAFETALDRFSQFFTAPLFNEEALDKERQAVDSEYKLKLNDDSRRLYQVNKEVINPDHPFSKFSVGNLETLGDRDGRSIRDEIVEFHHSQYSADLMTLTLFGPQPLDEQQAWVETMFADIPNHQLHGKSIDVPIGNEDSTGILVQVEPIKEFRKLILTFPMPGMDVHYGAKPLSYFAHLLGYEGEGSLMLELKNKGWITSLSAGGGASGSNYRDFTVSCTLTQDGLGYVDNIIQAVFQYLSMIKQDGMDEWRYLEKQAVLESAFRFQEPSRPMDLVSHLVINMQHYQPEDTVYGDYKMTGYDEELQCSLLHYLNIENVRVTLIAKGLEYNQTAEWYFTPYSVHPFNDEQRRLYQQIDPSWQFVLPEKNPYICYELDPKPFENGGSLPELVEDVEGFRLWHLQDDEFRVPKGVVYVAIDSSHAVASPKNIVKTRLCVEMFLDSLAKETYQAEIAGMGYNMYAHQGGVTLTLSGFSEKLPQLLEMILHRFAAREFSPARFETIKQQLLRNWRNSSQDRPISQLFNALTGLLQPNNPPFATLVEALEEIEVDELSVFVESILAELHVEMFVYGDWQRQHAQEMATTLKDALRVKEQRYEEALRPLVMLGENGSFQREVHCNQQDSAVVIYHQCEDIEPRNIALYTLANHLMSATFFHEIRTKQQLGYMVGTGNMPLNRHPGIVLYVQSPNAAPAELVTSIDEFLNAFYMVLLELNEYQWHSSKRGLWNQIATPDTTLRCRAQRLWVAIGNKDTDFNQREKVLEELKGLTRTDMIRFVVNELKPRTANRLVMHSQGIAHADASRVNLGLEIGSIEEFQLRPKDCGLG from the coding sequence GTGCACTTAAGTCCAAACGATTCAAATCAATACCGCTACATTACCTTGAGTAATGCACTGCGCGTGTTGCTGATCCACTCCGACACCGCTCAACAGTCGGCAGCAGCCTTGGCAGTAAATGTTGGACACTTTGATGACCCAAATGGTCGTCAAGGTCTGGCACACTACCTAGAACACATGCTTTTTTTGGGAACGGAAAAATACCCTAAAGTTGGCGAGTTTCAAAGTTATATTAGTCAACACGGTGGCACAAATAACGCTTGGACGGGAACAGAGCATACTTGTTTCTTCTTTGACGTCACCCCCACAGCGTTTGAAACCGCGCTTGACCGTTTCAGCCAATTCTTCACCGCACCGTTGTTTAATGAAGAAGCGTTAGACAAAGAGCGCCAAGCTGTCGACTCCGAATACAAGCTCAAACTGAACGACGATTCTCGCCGTCTGTATCAAGTAAACAAAGAGGTCATCAACCCTGATCATCCGTTTTCTAAGTTCTCTGTCGGCAACTTGGAAACCCTCGGCGATCGCGATGGCAGATCGATTCGCGACGAGATTGTTGAGTTTCACCACTCGCAATATTCCGCTGATTTGATGACATTGACCTTGTTTGGTCCTCAACCTCTTGATGAACAGCAAGCTTGGGTAGAAACCATGTTTGCTGACATTCCAAATCATCAATTACACGGAAAATCGATTGATGTACCTATAGGCAACGAAGACAGCACCGGCATTTTGGTTCAAGTCGAACCGATTAAAGAATTTCGTAAACTGATCTTAACCTTCCCGATGCCAGGGATGGATGTGCATTACGGCGCGAAACCCCTCTCCTACTTTGCGCATTTGTTGGGTTATGAAGGCGAAGGCAGCTTGATGCTAGAGCTGAAAAACAAAGGTTGGATTACATCCTTATCTGCCGGTGGAGGTGCAAGCGGCAGCAATTACCGAGATTTCACAGTCAGCTGCACATTGACCCAAGATGGCTTGGGTTATGTCGATAACATCATTCAAGCCGTATTCCAGTACCTATCTATGATCAAACAAGATGGGATGGATGAATGGCGTTACCTTGAAAAACAAGCAGTGCTAGAGTCTGCCTTCCGCTTTCAAGAGCCATCTCGTCCGATGGATTTGGTCAGCCACCTTGTGATCAACATGCAGCACTATCAGCCGGAAGACACGGTTTACGGTGACTACAAAATGACAGGGTATGATGAAGAGCTACAATGCTCTTTATTGCACTACCTCAACATCGAAAATGTTCGTGTGACTCTGATTGCCAAAGGATTAGAGTACAACCAAACCGCAGAATGGTATTTCACGCCCTACTCAGTGCATCCATTCAACGATGAACAACGTCGTTTATATCAGCAAATCGACCCTAGTTGGCAATTCGTTCTCCCAGAAAAGAACCCATACATTTGCTACGAGCTCGATCCAAAACCGTTTGAAAATGGTGGCTCATTGCCAGAATTAGTGGAAGATGTCGAAGGCTTCCGTTTGTGGCATTTGCAAGATGATGAATTCCGAGTGCCAAAAGGCGTCGTGTATGTCGCTATCGACAGCTCGCACGCCGTCGCTTCACCGAAAAACATCGTGAAAACACGCCTATGTGTTGAGATGTTCCTTGATTCTTTAGCGAAAGAGACCTATCAAGCTGAAATCGCAGGTATGGGTTACAACATGTACGCTCACCAAGGTGGTGTTACTCTGACGCTGTCAGGTTTTAGCGAGAAATTACCTCAGCTGCTAGAAATGATTCTGCATCGCTTCGCAGCACGTGAGTTCAGCCCCGCTCGATTCGAAACCATCAAACAACAACTATTACGTAATTGGCGAAATTCATCTCAGGACCGTCCTATTTCGCAGCTATTTAATGCACTAACTGGTCTTCTTCAACCCAACAATCCGCCTTTCGCAACACTCGTTGAAGCGCTGGAAGAAATCGAAGTGGATGAACTGTCGGTGTTTGTTGAATCGATTTTGGCCGAGTTACATGTAGAAATGTTCGTTTACGGCGACTGGCAGCGTCAGCACGCACAAGAGATGGCAACAACGTTGAAAGATGCCCTTAGAGTAAAAGAACAACGCTACGAAGAGGCACTCCGCCCGTTGGTCATGCTTGGCGAAAATGGCAGTTTCCAACGTGAAGTCCACTGTAACCAGCAAGATTCCGCGGTGGTGATTTACCACCAATGTGAAGATATCGAGCCACGCAATATCGCCTTGTATACACTGGCTAACCATTTGATGTCGGCGACCTTCTTCCATGAAATCCGCACCAAGCAGCAACTTGGCTATATGGTCGGTACGGGGAATATGCCTCTCAATCGCCATCCAGGTATTGTGCTTTACGTTCAGTCTCCAAATGCAGCTCCAGCTGAATTGGTCACATCAATTGATGAGTTCTTGAACGCTTTCTACATGGTGTTGCTAGAGCTTAATGAATACCAGTGGCACAGCAGCAAGCGAGGTTTATGGAATCAAATCGCAACGCCCGACACCACATTGCGTTGTAGAGCTCAGCGCTTGTGGGTCGCAATTGGCAATAAAGACACGGATTTCAACCAACGTGAGAAAGTACTAGAAGAGCTCAAAGGGCTTACTCGTACCGATATGATCCGCTTTGTCGTCAACGAGTTAAAACCGCGCACCGCAAACCGTTTGGTCATGCACTCGCAAGGTATAGCGCACGCAGATGCTTCGCGAGTTAATCTTGGTTTAGAAATTGGATCGATTGAAGAGTTTCAACTTCGTCCAAAAGATTGTGGTCTCGGGTAA
- the sixA gene encoding phosphohistidine phosphatase SixA — protein sequence MKIFILRHGEAEHFADTDAERQLTQRGRTESEAVARACKEQGFAQFDKVLVSPYIRAQQTWQEISVHFSAKSIETCEDITPYGQSDHVFDFANALIEVEKLESLLFVSHLPLVGYLTSEFVKGMTPPMFPTSGLVCIEYDPQTQRGEVLWHITP from the coding sequence ATGAAAATATTTATCTTGCGTCACGGTGAAGCGGAACATTTCGCGGATACCGATGCAGAAAGACAACTGACCCAAAGAGGCAGAACTGAATCGGAAGCAGTTGCCCGAGCATGTAAAGAGCAAGGTTTTGCTCAATTCGATAAAGTGCTAGTCAGTCCATACATCCGAGCGCAACAAACATGGCAAGAGATCAGCGTCCATTTCTCGGCGAAAAGTATTGAGACTTGTGAAGACATCACGCCATACGGTCAATCGGACCATGTATTTGATTTTGCCAATGCATTGATTGAGGTTGAGAAGTTAGAATCACTTCTGTTTGTGTCGCACTTACCGCTGGTGGGGTATCTCACTTCTGAGTTTGTGAAAGGCATGACACCACCGATGTTCCCAACATCTGGCTTGGTGTGCATTGAATACGATCCGCAAACACAACGCGGTGAAGTGTTGTGGCATATCACGCCATAG
- the smrB gene encoding endonuclease SmrB: MSKKDTEHDDDFALFKDAVQGVKKLRQDTIIQQPKKNTKQKEITRSNREASDSEFYFSDEFVPLLNADGPTRYARDDVSTYEVKRLRRGVYVPDVFLDMHGMTQLEAKRELGAMIAYCVKNEIHCACVQHGIGKHILKQKAPLWLAQHPDVMAFHQAPLEFGGDGALLVLLSIPEK; this comes from the coding sequence ATGAGCAAAAAAGACACCGAACACGATGACGATTTCGCCTTGTTTAAGGATGCAGTACAGGGCGTAAAAAAGTTGCGACAGGATACCATAATCCAGCAACCAAAAAAAAATACTAAGCAAAAAGAAATCACACGCTCAAACCGTGAAGCGAGTGATTCTGAGTTTTACTTTTCCGATGAGTTTGTCCCGCTCTTAAATGCGGATGGACCAACTCGCTACGCGCGTGATGATGTCTCGACTTATGAAGTAAAACGTCTGCGCCGTGGTGTGTACGTACCTGATGTCTTCCTAGACATGCATGGTATGACCCAACTGGAAGCTAAGCGAGAGCTCGGCGCGATGATCGCGTACTGTGTCAAAAACGAAATCCACTGTGCGTGTGTTCAACACGGCATTGGTAAGCACATCTTGAAGCAGAAAGCACCGCTGTGGCTTGCTCAACACCCAGACGTGATGGCATTCCACCAAGCGCCTTTAGAGTTTGGCGGAGACGGTGCGCTACTGGTATTACTGTCTATTCCAGAGAAATAA
- the prmB gene encoding 50S ribosomal protein L3 N(5)-glutamine methyltransferase, translating to MDKIFVEEAVSELHTLQDMIRWTVSRFNAANLFYGHGTDNAWDEAVQLILPTLYLPIDVPPHVLNSRLTTSERLRIVERVVKRINERTPTAYLTNKAWFCSLEFFVDERVLVPRSPIGELIQAEFQPWLVEEPTRIMDLCTGSGCIAIACAHAFPEAEVDAIDISTDALQVAEQNVQDHGMEQQVFPIRSDLFRDLPKEKYNLIVSNPPYVDEEDMNSLPDEFTHEPELGLAAGTDGLKLVRRILANAPDYLTENGILICEVGNSMVHMMEQYPQIPFTWVEFENGGHGVFMLTRDQLVECAEEFKLYKD from the coding sequence TTGGATAAGATTTTTGTAGAAGAGGCGGTATCGGAACTGCATACCCTTCAAGATATGATTCGTTGGACGGTCAGCCGCTTTAACGCCGCTAACTTGTTTTACGGTCATGGCACTGATAATGCGTGGGATGAAGCGGTTCAGCTTATCCTGCCGACATTATACTTGCCGATTGATGTGCCTCCGCATGTATTGAACTCTCGCCTAACGACAAGCGAGCGTCTACGTATTGTTGAGCGCGTAGTAAAACGCATCAACGAGCGTACACCAACTGCATACCTAACGAACAAAGCATGGTTCTGCAGTCTTGAGTTCTTTGTTGATGAGCGTGTACTTGTGCCACGTTCTCCAATCGGTGAATTGATTCAAGCGGAATTCCAACCTTGGTTGGTGGAAGAGCCAACTCGTATCATGGACCTATGTACGGGTTCTGGCTGTATCGCGATTGCTTGTGCACACGCTTTCCCTGAAGCAGAAGTCGACGCGATCGACATCTCTACAGACGCTCTACAAGTGGCTGAGCAAAACGTACAAGATCACGGTATGGAGCAGCAAGTGTTCCCAATCCGTTCAGATTTGTTCCGTGATCTGCCAAAAGAGAAATACAACCTGATCGTCTCTAACCCACCTTACGTGGACGAAGAAGACATGAACAGCCTACCAGACGAGTTCACGCACGAGCCTGAGCTAGGTCTAGCTGCGGGTACTGACGGTCTAAAACTGGTTCGTCGTATTCTTGCTAACGCTCCAGACTACCTAACAGAAAACGGTATTCTTATTTGTGAAGTCGGTAACTCGATGGTTCACATGATGGAACAGTACCCTCAGATCCCATTTACTTGGGTCGAGTTCGAGAACGGCGGTCACGGCGTATTCATGCTAACACGTGATCAGTTAGTTGAATGTGCAGAAGAGTTCAAACTGTACAAAGACTAA
- the aroC gene encoding chorismate synthase, translating into MAGNSIGQHFRVTTFGESHGIALGCIVDGCPPGLEITEADLQTDLDRRRPGTSRYTTQRREPDEVKILSGVFEGQTTGTSIGLMIENTDQRSKDYSDIKDKFRPGHADYTYHQKYGVRDYRGGGRSSARETAMRVAAGAIAKKYLKDEFGVEIRAYLSQMGDVSIDKVDWNEIENNAFFCPDVDKVEAFDQLIRDLKKEGDSIGAKIQVVATNVPVGLGEPVFDRLDADIAHALMSINAVKGVEIGDGFDVVNQKGSEHRDTLSPEGFGSNHAGGILGGISTGQEIVANIALKPTSSITVPGETITKEGEPTQLITKGRHDPCVGIRAVPIAEAMLAIVVMDHLLRHRGQNHGVQTETPKI; encoded by the coding sequence ATGGCAGGAAACAGTATCGGACAACATTTCCGAGTGACGACATTCGGGGAAAGTCACGGTATCGCACTAGGATGTATCGTAGACGGATGCCCTCCAGGTTTGGAAATCACTGAGGCAGATCTGCAAACGGATCTCGACCGTCGCCGTCCTGGCACATCACGTTACACCACACAGCGTCGTGAACCGGACGAAGTAAAAATTCTTTCTGGCGTATTTGAAGGTCAAACTACAGGTACTTCAATTGGTTTGATGATTGAGAACACTGACCAGCGTTCTAAAGACTACTCAGACATTAAAGACAAGTTCCGTCCAGGACACGCTGATTACACTTACCACCAAAAATACGGTGTGCGCGATTATCGAGGTGGCGGCCGTTCGTCTGCTCGTGAAACGGCAATGCGTGTGGCGGCTGGTGCAATCGCTAAGAAATACCTGAAAGACGAGTTCGGTGTAGAAATCCGTGCTTACTTGTCGCAAATGGGTGACGTTTCAATCGATAAAGTGGATTGGAATGAAATCGAAAACAACGCGTTCTTCTGCCCAGATGTAGACAAAGTCGAAGCGTTTGATCAACTTATCCGTGATCTGAAAAAAGAAGGCGACTCCATTGGCGCAAAAATTCAGGTTGTGGCAACCAACGTGCCTGTTGGTCTTGGTGAGCCTGTATTTGATCGTCTGGATGCAGACATCGCACACGCACTAATGAGCATCAATGCGGTGAAAGGCGTGGAAATCGGCGACGGTTTTGACGTGGTAAACCAAAAAGGCAGCGAGCATCGTGATACGCTTTCTCCAGAAGGCTTCGGCAGCAACCACGCAGGCGGCATTCTTGGCGGTATCTCTACTGGTCAAGAGATCGTTGCAAACATCGCGCTTAAACCAACGTCAAGCATTACGGTTCCGGGTGAAACCATCACTAAAGAAGGTGAACCAACTCAGTTGATCACCAAAGGTCGTCATGACCCATGTGTGGGGATTCGCGCCGTGCCTATCGCAGAAGCGATGCTGGCCATTGTCGTGATGGATCACTTGCTACGACACCGTGGTCAAAACCATGGCGTACAAACCGAGACTCCAAAGATTTAA
- a CDS encoding trimeric intracellular cation channel family protein, protein MLLSVLYIIGITAEAMTGALSAGRRKMDWFGVMLVASATAIGGGTVRDILLGHYPLGWVKNPEFLAITCVAGVLTTGLAKWVIKFKGLFIRLDALGLIVFSIIGTKVAIGMGLHPGICMVSALVTGVFGGLLRDLICRQTPLVLHEELYASVALIASGLYLALLEFNVPDVTATIVTLITGYMLRMAAVRFKWRLPSFHLETEGSIH, encoded by the coding sequence ATGCTGCTAAGTGTGTTGTACATCATTGGTATCACGGCTGAAGCCATGACTGGTGCATTGAGTGCCGGCCGAAGAAAAATGGATTGGTTTGGTGTTATGTTGGTAGCTAGTGCAACGGCTATTGGCGGCGGTACGGTGCGCGACATTCTTTTAGGTCACTACCCATTAGGTTGGGTAAAGAATCCAGAATTTTTGGCAATCACTTGTGTAGCTGGTGTTCTGACGACTGGCTTAGCGAAATGGGTGATTAAATTCAAAGGGCTATTTATCCGTTTGGATGCGCTTGGCTTGATCGTATTTAGCATCATCGGCACCAAGGTAGCAATTGGCATGGGCTTACATCCTGGCATTTGTATGGTGTCTGCACTAGTCACTGGTGTATTTGGGGGGTTGCTACGTGATTTGATTTGTCGTCAAACACCGCTTGTGTTGCATGAAGAGCTTTATGCCTCGGTAGCACTTATCGCATCAGGTTTGTACCTAGCGCTGCTTGAGTTCAACGTACCAGACGTAACCGCGACGATTGTGACTCTGATTACTGGTTACATGCTACGTATGGCGGCAGTACGCTTTAAATGGCGCTTGCCTTCATTCCACTTGGAAACCGAAGGTTCTATTCACTGA
- a CDS encoding elongation factor P hydroxylase has translation MNHEYQDLIAIFNDTFLEPFNTELELGGDEPIYLPADEEHPHHRIIFARGFYASALHEIAHWCVAGPERRLLEDFGYWYEPDGRTAEVQAEFEKVEIRPQAYEWILAKSADFPFNVSCDNLHGDFEPDRLGFMHKVHNEVMGILENGLPPRVKMLSDALRAFYQTKPLETSDFIPK, from the coding sequence ATGAACCACGAATATCAAGACCTTATCGCTATTTTCAATGACACATTTCTTGAGCCTTTTAACACTGAGTTAGAGCTAGGCGGTGATGAGCCAATTTACTTACCAGCTGATGAAGAACATCCGCATCATCGGATTATTTTTGCTCGTGGCTTTTATGCGTCAGCTTTGCACGAGATTGCACATTGGTGCGTAGCAGGACCAGAGCGTCGTTTGCTGGAAGATTTTGGTTACTGGTACGAGCCAGATGGTCGTACAGCAGAGGTTCAAGCTGAGTTCGAAAAAGTTGAAATTCGCCCTCAAGCTTACGAGTGGATTCTAGCGAAAAGTGCTGACTTCCCTTTTAACGTCAGTTGTGACAATCTACACGGCGATTTTGAACCAGATCGTCTTGGTTTTATGCACAAAGTGCACAATGAAGTAATGGGTATTCTAGAAAACGGTCTTCCGCCTCGCGTGAAAATGCTATCGGATGCGTTGCGTGCCTTTTACCAAACCAAGCCGCTGGAAACGTCTGACTTTATACCCAAGTAA
- a CDS encoding YfcL family protein — protein sequence MIIEFEEKLLELIDARIETASDDELFAGGYLRGHISLSAAACEEEGINDVTELKSRIENSLEEARSELTPADRVIVSDLWQELQAQA from the coding sequence ATGATTATTGAATTTGAAGAAAAACTACTAGAACTGATTGATGCTCGTATTGAAACAGCATCGGATGACGAACTGTTTGCTGGTGGTTATTTACGTGGTCACATTTCTCTGTCTGCTGCAGCGTGTGAAGAAGAAGGCATTAACGATGTGACTGAGCTGAAATCTCGCATCGAAAACAGTCTTGAAGAAGCACGTTCAGAACTAACGCCAGCTGACCGCGTAATCGTGAGCGACCTATGGCAAGAGCTTCAAGCGCAAGCTTAA
- a CDS encoding NADPH-dependent FMN reductase — protein MKIVAFGASTSSTSINKTLATYAANLVEGAEVQVLDLNSYDVPLFSEDKEKEIGQAEGAKAFLADIATADALVISFAEHNGSYPAAYKNLFDWATRIDRNVFQNKPAVYLATSPGPGGAQTVLAAATGSAPYFGAEVKASQSIPSFYDNFDLETGEFRNAEIAEQVKAAVAALN, from the coding sequence ATGAAAATTGTCGCATTCGGCGCTTCTACTAGCTCTACCTCTATCAATAAAACCCTTGCAACTTACGCTGCTAACCTTGTCGAAGGTGCAGAAGTTCAAGTGTTAGACCTCAATAGTTACGATGTTCCTCTGTTCAGTGAAGACAAAGAGAAAGAAATCGGTCAGGCGGAAGGCGCAAAAGCGTTTCTTGCTGACATCGCAACGGCGGACGCTTTGGTGATTTCTTTTGCTGAGCACAACGGCTCTTACCCAGCGGCGTATAAGAATCTATTCGATTGGGCGACACGCATCGATCGCAACGTATTCCAAAATAAACCCGCGGTGTACTTAGCAACTTCACCTGGCCCTGGTGGCGCACAAACGGTACTCGCTGCGGCGACAGGCTCTGCGCCTTACTTTGGTGCGGAAGTGAAAGCATCGCAATCTATTCCAAGCTTTTACGATAACTTTGATTTGGAAACGGGCGAATTCCGTAATGCGGAAATTGCAGAACAAGTGAAAGCGGCCGTGGCGGCCTTGAACTAA